Proteins from a single region of Oreochromis niloticus isolate F11D_XX linkage group LG7, O_niloticus_UMD_NMBU, whole genome shotgun sequence:
- the LOC109202836 gene encoding uncharacterized protein LOC109202836 encodes MSDSAEASGCFMKLKYSRHFTFLKQADKNITVICKLCPGEKKLSAAVNSTSNLLKHLTRQHRQSLLSEPSSSSMDNTAATPAKQTKLDFTSATQKVSEGELKKMIAGYVVEEMLPLRTVESPSFRCILNKIPVCVKKAALPDRKTFSTYLDKCYADMEMELKETFESLEYISTTANIWTSHNKSFLRMTAHWTDPSTFVRGHAALACKRVRGRHTYEVISNEIEQVHSAYGLNSKVTATVTDNGSNFIKAFRMFQKSDSDEESEEDEEVTFTDVEQTLSTESEGQFSLPPHLRCASHTLNLIFHDVEKWLQANEAKFIYRSATSKCSAMWTKANRSSVASELVDNFFKKKLIVPVSTQWNSFHDALSRITDIPLAELTTVCTQFGIKCFTDREYLFLKEYCIVLKPLTVALDILQGEENCYFGILLPTLEILMSRTLALQDELKLTASLPDIIVKAIKVHFSSMMDNKEAPGCSHFA; translated from the exons ATGTCGGACTCGGCTGAAGCGAGTGGCTGTTTTATGAAATTGAAATATTCCCGTCACTTCACTTTTCtaaaacaagcagacaaaaacattaCGGTAATATGTAAGCTATGTCCTGGGGAGAAAAAACTATCGGCCGCTGTCAATAGCACGAGTAATCTGCTGAAGCACCTGACACGGCAGCACAGACAAAGCCTTCTGAGTGAGCCATCTTCATCATCCATGGATAACACCGCGGCAACTCCTGCTAAGCAGACGAAACTTGATTTCACTTCAGCAACACAGAAAGTGTCTGAAGGTGAGCTTAAGAAAATGATTGCAGGCTACGTTGTGGAAGAGATGCTACCGCTGCGTACTGTAGAGTCTCCGTCTTTTAGGtgcatattaaacaaaataCCTGTGTGTGTCAAAAAAGCAGCACTGCCCGATCGAAAAACGTTTTCTACTTACTTAGATAAGTGTTATGCTGACATGGAAATGGAGCTTAAAGAGACATTCGAGAGTTTGGAATATATTTCCACGACTGCTAACATTTGGACGAGCCATAATAAAAGTTTTCTCAGAATGACGGCACACTGGACTGATCCTTCTACTTTTGTACGAGGACATGCAGCGCTAGCATGTAAAAGAGTTCGAGGGAGACACACATATGAAGTCATCAGCAATGAAATCGAGCAAGTACATTCGGCTTATGGACTGAACTCTAAAGTGACAGCCACCGTGACAGACAACGGGTCCAATTTTATCAAAGCTTTTAGAATGTTCCAAAAATCAGACTCTGATGAGGAATCggaagaagatgaagaggtGACATTTACTGATGTTGAGCAGACCCTCTCCACAGAATCTGAAGGGCAGTTTTCTCTCCCTCCACACTTAAGGTGtgcatcacacacactgaactTAATTTTTCATGATGTTGAGAAATGGCTTCAAGCAAATGAGGCAAAATTCATCTACAGAAGTGCAACTTCAAAGTGTTCTGCAATGTGGACAAAAGCAAACCGTTCTTCTGTTGCTTCAGAGTTGGTAGATAATTTTTTCAAGAAAAAACTCATAGTACCTGTTTCAACACAATGGAATTCATTTCACGACGCCCTATCCAGGATCACTGACATTCCTCTTGCTGAATTAACTACTGTCTGCACTCAGTTTGGAATCAAATGCTTCACTGATCGGGAGTATCTGTTCCTAAAGGAGTATTGTATCGTGTTGAAGCCACTCACTGTTGCACTAGACATATTGCAAGGAGAAGAGAACTGCTATTTTGGAATCCTTCTTCCAACTCTGGAGATTCTAATGTCCAGGACGCTGGCACTGCAGGACGAGCTTAAGCTGACAGCATCCCTCCCTGATATCATTGTTAAG GCGATCAAGGTGCACTTTTCCTCAATGATGGACAATAAAGAAGCTCCTGGCTGCAGTCACTTTGCCTAA